The genomic interval TCTTTTGTTCGTGTGTAGCGATGCGGCTGAAACACAGCGATAACCCGTTTATTCCAGCCGTCCTTTGCTGCCTTAAGGGTCGCCTTAATCTCCTCTGGATGGTGTCCATAATCATCAATAACTATAACATCATCCACTGTCCCTCTTATCTGAAACCTCCGTTCAACGCCGCTAAAATCCTTAAGCCCATTTTTAATATCATCAAAATCCAAGCCGAGTTCTATAGCAACTGCGGCTGCAGCAAGGCAGTTATATACATTGTGGAGTCCAGGGGTATGAGTTAGAACGCAGCCAATTTTATCTGCCCTGTTCCATATTTCAAAGGATGTTTCCATCCCATTAAATGAAATCCCTTTCGCATGATAGTCTGCCTGTGCAAAAAGCCCATAAGTTACATGTCTCCTCTCCACCTTTGGAATCAAAGACTGCACATTTGGATGGTCAAGACACAAGACACTTAAACCATAAAACGGCACCTTGTTTATAAATGAGAGATAGGCACCTTTGACTTCGTCCATATCTTTATAATGGTCCATGTGCTCCCTGTCTATATTTGTTACGACAGCAATTACAGGAGATAGTTTTACAAATGTCCCATCGCTTTCATCAGCCTCTGCAACAAGGAACTCCCCGCTTCCAAGTTTTGCATTGGTTGCCATACTATTAAGCCTGCCGCCTATAACAACAGTGGGATCCATGCCAGCGATACTGAGTATCGTTGCAATGATTGAGGTGGTCGTTGTCTTCCCATGCGTCCCTGCAACCAAAATCCCGTATTTCATCCGCATTAGTTCTGCAAGCATCTCTGCCCTTGGAATAACAGGCAAAAGTCTTTCATGGGCATGCCTTATCTCAGGGTTGTCCTCTTTCACTGCTGAGGAATAGACCACAACATCAGCGCCATCTATATTCTCTTTCTTATGGGATATATGCACTGCTGCACCAAGAGATGCCAGCCGCTTTGTTATAGAAGATTCTTTCGCATCTGAGCCTGTAATCTTATATCCAAGGTTTAGAAGCACCTCTGCAATCCCGCTCATGCCTATTCCGCCTATCCCAACAAAATGTATATGTTTAATCCTCCCTTTATACATGCATCCCTCTATAAATATCTTCTACAATAATACTAGCCGCATCAGGCATTCCCAATTGGTGTGCCCTTTCCTCAATCTCTTTTATCTTTACTAAATTTTCATAAAGTGAAGTCAATGCATGGGCAAGTTTTGCCCCATCCAGTTCTTCCTGTTTGAACATGACAGCAGCGCCTCTGTCTGCAAGATACCTTGCATTAACCTCCTGATGGTTGTCCGCAGCAAATGGATACGGGATAAGGATCGATGCCTTGCCAAGCGCCGTAATCTCTGCAATACTTGTTGCACCGCTCCTACAGATAATCAAGTCTGCCATTTTGTATGCATCTGCCATATCGTCAATAAAATTAAACACATTAGTTTTGAGTTTTGAGTTTATTGTATGTTTCTTTCACCCTCTCATAATCCTCTTCACCTGTCTGGTGGATGATATTTATTGAGCAATGTTTAAGATATTCCAGCGACTCAAGAAATATTGAGTTTATTGCCTTTGCACCTTGACTGCCTCCAAAAACCAGAATGGTGAATCCTTCGCCTTTCGCCTTTCGCCTTTCGCCTTTCGCCTTTAGTATTTCCTTCCTCACAGGATTTCCTGAAACTACCACCTTGCCCTTTGGAAAATATTTTTTTGCATCAGGAAATGCAACAAATACCCTGTCAACAAACCTCCCAAGGTATCTGTTCGTAATGCCCGGCAGGGTATTTTGTTCAAGGATTATTGTCATAACCTTCATAATCTTTGCAGCCGCTACAACTGGAAAGGCACTATACCCGCCTGCACCTACTACAAGGTCAGGCATATATCTTCTAATCAACTTTATAGATTTAAAAATCCCCATAAGTGCCTTTAAAATGGAAATCGCCCTATTTAATAATCCCTTTCCTTTCACACCTCCAACATCTAATGTCTCAAGATGGAAACCATATTTGTAGAGTATCTTTGCCTCCAGACCCTTCTTGCTCCCTATAAATGTAATCTCA from Deltaproteobacteria bacterium carries:
- a CDS encoding UDP-N-acetylmuramate--L-alanine ligase — its product is MYKGRIKHIHFVGIGGIGMSGIAEVLLNLGYKITGSDAKESSITKRLASLGAAVHISHKKENIDGADVVVYSSAVKEDNPEIRHAHERLLPVIPRAEMLAELMRMKYGILVAGTHGKTTTTSIIATILSIAGMDPTVVIGGRLNSMATNAKLGSGEFLVAEADESDGTFVKLSPVIAVVTNIDREHMDHYKDMDEVKGAYLSFINKVPFYGLSVLCLDHPNVQSLIPKVERRHVTYGLFAQADYHAKGISFNGMETSFEIWNRADKIGCVLTHTPGLHNVYNCLAAAAVAIELGLDFDDIKNGLKDFSGVERRFQIRGTVDDVIVIDDYGHHPEEIKATLKAAKDGWNKRVIAVFQPHRYTRTKDLFNEFLSAFNDADILILTDIYPAGEGKVEGVTGKGLFEGIKGYGHKNVVYIPNKKDVPNYLADMVKSDDMIITFGAGDIWQIGDEILKKIQDASFKV
- a CDS encoding UDP-N-acetylglucosamine--N-acetylmuramyl-(pentapeptide) pyrophosphoryl-undecaprenol N-acetylglucosamine transferase, which encodes MKIILTGGGTGGHLFPAIALAEIFKERDSGNEITFIGSKKGLEAKILYKYGFHLETLDVGGVKGKGLLNRAISILKALMGIFKSIKLIRRYMPDLVVGAGGYSAFPVVAAAKIMKVMTIILEQNTLPGITNRYLGRFVDRVFVAFPDAKKYFPKGKVVVSGNPVRKEILKAKGERRKAKGEGFTILVFGGSQGAKAINSIFLESLEYLKHCSINIIHQTGEEDYERVKETYNKLKTQN